One Silene latifolia isolate original U9 population unplaced genomic scaffold, ASM4854445v1 scaffold_160, whole genome shotgun sequence genomic region harbors:
- the LOC141638020 gene encoding histone H2A-like: protein MDTTGGKAKKGAAGRKAGGPKKKSVTRSIKAGLQFPVGRIGRYLKKGRYAQRVGSGAPVYLAAVLEYLAAEVLELAGNAARDNKKNRIIPRHVLLAIRNDEELGKLLAGVTIAHGGVLPNINPILLPKKAAEKSPKEPKSPSKATKSPKKAAA, encoded by the exons ATGGATACTACCGGCGGAAAGGCGAAGAAGGGAGCAGCTGGAAGGAAAGCCGGCGGTCCAAAGAAGAAGTCAGTCACTCGGTCCATCAAAGCCGGTCTTCAGTTCCCGGTCGGTCGTATTGGAAGGTACTTGAAGAAAGGTCGGTATGCTCAACGTGTCGGTTCTGGTGCTCCGGTTTACTTGGCTGCGGTTCTTGAGTACCTTGCTGCTGAG GTATTGGAATTGGCGGGAAATGCGGCACGTGACAACAAGAAGAACAGGATAATCCCAAGGCACGTGCTGCTGGCAATAAGGAACGATGAAGAGCTCGGAAAGCTGTTAGCTGGAGTGACAATTGCACATGGAGGAGTGTTGCCAAACATAAACCCGATTCTGTTGCCTAAGAAAGCTGCTGAGAAGTCACCAAAGGAACCTAAGTCTCCATCCAAGGCGACTAAATCGCCAAAGAAAGCTGCTGCTTAA
- the LOC141638003 gene encoding actin-depolymerizing factor 2-like isoform X1, translating to MANAASGMAVHDDCKLNFLDLKAKRTYRFIVFKIEMEQKQVIVEKLGMPADTYEDFTKALPADECRYAVFDFDFVTEENCQKSKIFFIAWSPDTAKVRSKMIYASSKDRFKRELDGIQVELQATDPTEMGLDVFKDRAH from the exons ATG GCTAACGCAGCTTCTGGGATGGCTGTGCATGATGATTGCAAGCTGAATTTTCTGGACTTGAAAGCTAAGCGCACATACCGCTTCATTGTATTCAAGATTGAGATGGAGCAAAAGCAGGTAATTGTTGAGAAGTTGGGAATGCCAGCTGACACTTATGAAGATTTCACTAAAGCACTTCCAGCTGATGAATGCCGCTATGCTGTTTTCGACTTCGATTTTGTGACCGAGGAGAATTGCCAGAAAAGCAAGATTTTTTTCATTGCATG GTCTCCCGACACAGCAAAGGTGAGAAGCAAAATGATATATGCAAGCTCGAAGGACAGATTCAAGAGGGAGTTGGATGGCATTCAGGTAGAGTTGCAAGCAACTGATCCTACAGAGATGGGTCTAGATGTATTCAAGGATCGCGCACATTGA
- the LOC141638003 gene encoding actin-depolymerizing factor 2-like isoform X2, whose amino-acid sequence MAVHDDCKLNFLDLKAKRTYRFIVFKIEMEQKQVIVEKLGMPADTYEDFTKALPADECRYAVFDFDFVTEENCQKSKIFFIAWSPDTAKVRSKMIYASSKDRFKRELDGIQVELQATDPTEMGLDVFKDRAH is encoded by the exons ATGGCTGTGCATGATGATTGCAAGCTGAATTTTCTGGACTTGAAAGCTAAGCGCACATACCGCTTCATTGTATTCAAGATTGAGATGGAGCAAAAGCAGGTAATTGTTGAGAAGTTGGGAATGCCAGCTGACACTTATGAAGATTTCACTAAAGCACTTCCAGCTGATGAATGCCGCTATGCTGTTTTCGACTTCGATTTTGTGACCGAGGAGAATTGCCAGAAAAGCAAGATTTTTTTCATTGCATG GTCTCCCGACACAGCAAAGGTGAGAAGCAAAATGATATATGCAAGCTCGAAGGACAGATTCAAGAGGGAGTTGGATGGCATTCAGGTAGAGTTGCAAGCAACTGATCCTACAGAGATGGGTCTAGATGTATTCAAGGATCGCGCACATTGA